GTAATTCAGAAAGGAAAATGTTCCCATTGTTTCAGTGTTTCTGTGAACTGTAAAGGAGGAAGTAAAAGAACAATTTTACTTGGAAGATATAGTGAGGTTCATGGATGTGCCACACAGAGAACATTTATCCAAGAAGTCAAGAGAATTCTCCTCCATAGGTTATTTCCCATTAAGTTAAAATTGCAATCATAATCATTTTCTTTAAGAACTGTCTCCAAGaatgtattgtattaaaaatttgGCCATTCTATGCATTTCCACACAGGAAAAGAGAAGTTTTgccaattttattttacattttcaagcaGTGTCTTAGCCTGTGGCACCATTTAAAtcacattattaatattttaaaatccctGTCACATCCAGGGATTATAGAAGAGATATCATacactaaaaaaataataataacagtgtaTTGACACAGTTTCAAAGAGTGTATAAAAAATAAGCTTAAATTCTTTACTTTTACTATCTCTGGCAATCCTCTGCACCATCAAGCTCAATGCTGTTAATGCTGCCATTGTCATTTCATTTCGTTTGAGACTCCACAATCAAGCATTGCATAACTTTTAAACTTTGCAAGACTACTTTCATTAGAACATCAAGGGGTGGTTATAAATCTGAGACAACTGGCATAGCTGTGCCTCCTTCCTTTCTTCAGCCACAGTGTTTGAGGGAAGGACAGCAGCAATTAGTTGTTCACTCTGTACCATTGACACTACTGTAGCCTGTTGTATTTTGCATTGAGAGGACAGATTTTTGTGTCAGTGACTCTTATCCCTCcaaacaatctctctctctctagcgtaaggtacacttatcaatttcaattaaagaagtgaatttatagtatcaccttatcacgaatcctggaatcttgtagaactcaatttctgtaataattggacgcagacaccaattccaaagatataaattgtcaaatttattcaaaaacaaagactaaatgtagcactacaataattatacaaaagggaaaaactaattaaaattcaactctagatcaacaaatcaaagacaaatcacttccgtgaccaaatcaaagaccatgggatcgcatatgataacacacaaatcgttcaacaaaaaaggttataaacacattgactacaataccggttagtaagacgaaggtgagtctctcattagtattgttagtcagacattaaataactacgcaggttagtatttatgtcaggtaacttctcgttatatatatatatatatatatatatatatcagtctcatttacgtttaggtgccgagaaagatcctatcattacttgttaccacaatttcccataactgattattattcaatgattaaggatatgcagggccacctataatctggtgtctattaacttgtgtcaatttcagactaaacagttaaacagaaatgagaagatatttctcggcgttgacacattttatttctaaaattatcaacaaaacagtttaatgcaacacacatttatatttaagaaaactaaatgatattacacattctagagttatgaatcacagattaacatttctaattgatttctcaaatgtcatgaattatgaactccaaactgttaaacttatctgaacgtcgtcgcagagaggcctctctggcttcgggctcagataacagcacacggcacgaggtccgtgtggtttggaacaaaggcagtccggttcggctttgtccaagaacttccactcagtcgatgcacctggaagttggggtttcgcgaatgtagagtcttttccaaacagattttccactggtttgaaggctccaagcttgtgcacaaaatcttctttgtaagcagggttccaccgtagttacttgaagacaaagtctttgaggaaagcagggccctgtttgttccaagggtcaagtttcttaagactcaaatagctatttaaatgactgacactttcgtatacagtcgacttgtcaattgtccagctgtaaaactccactgatcaggtgggcacaggcgggcatgcgcagtctgtaaagtcctttatttaataaagtcctttaaaagaatacttcgtacggctcaatctccttctcccagtttaactcttctgttgccggcaaagacttggttggtttctggttccggttcgggcaacagagctacaggatgagctgtggcagcgagttactggttcaggtgagagagagagcgagagagagaccatgcactgttctttatagtctgtcagatcaataggtgattggttcttgagtttttgagattggatttcggtttcagcccccagtgtcctattggaggtgggcttgatttatgactgatgtcaatccatgccatcttttggaaatgccggttggcccgggttcgtagctctatgtcgggatttcggctctcgtccacttcaaagagttttttattacctacaggcccctttccccagacatctcatagcaggattccaaactatttggcctcttctcggtgccatcctcccaaaactgtcactttgatgtaaaccagttccaagctgatgagttaaggaaatctgataactttgggggggagaggtcttctttagatcagtgcttcagctcagagctaaaatgctcttatcaaaatacacccaacataacgctacacataGTAACTGCTTAtctgaaaatattgtcaaaataaaaaacacagcaCGTACATctaacaataattattatagaATTAAATACTAGCATTAGCAAATATACACTTTGGTGGATACACATGTTAAAAAGCAGAAGAGACATACACAGATGTCAGCATTTTCAGACTTCCTTGATTCCATGAAAAGTGAAGTTCCATGAACTGCTCCCATTCCTCTAATACAGTCTGCTTAGGGATTCCCCAGTCTACCAGATTCCTATTCTCCCTCTATAAATATGTACCAGGAGAGGCATGCAGAGAAGAGCAAGAGCCCAGCGCAGCAAACTCAACACACTGAGAagctcctctcctctccatctCTGCAGAGACACTCGTCACCTGAGAATGAACTCCCTGACCTTCGCCCTGATCCTTGCACTGCTCTGCACCCTGTCGCACTACTCCTCTGCAAGTAAGTGTTGCTCGATGCTTTTAAATAACAAGTGCAAACTGTtgtctttctttatttaaaagacaaaaacattagtttacatttttacaatagTGCTGaattttttagttttctttctcaGTTGATATACTAATTGCCATTTTCAGCTGGTTTTGCTCAGATCCTTGTTCTGCATTTAGCAAACTGCCATGCACGATTCATCCTTGAGCTTCTTGAGCAGTTTACATTTGATTATTTGGGATTCAGGAGTGTGAAGTATGTTTATCTGAAGTCTGAATTCTTCTTAGAGAAGATAAGGTTTAAACCTAGGCACAGTTTGAGTTTAAAAGACACTCTATACAAACAGTCAGcacaatgcatttcatttattgcttctctgttttctgtcttgtgtGATCCAGCTTCAGCTTCAAACATTTCTGACAAATGCTGCACAGAATTCACACACAAGGTAATCCCCAAGAAGATGATTGTATCGTACCAGAAGACCAACAGCAACTGTCCCAAAGATGGTGTGATGTAAGTACTAATTGAGACAGTTAACAATATTCAAAAAGCTACCAACTGATGAAATGAAATCTTCATTACTGTACCTGAAATGGCATTTTGATagcttttgtattgatttgcaatacagaaaagaagaaaagcatCTCATCTTATTACATTGATATCGAACCtgaaatatttttctttattcttttcaaATAATTTTAACTTTGTAACTTATAAAATAACCTTCTGTTGGTGGAGTGAATGtcagttttgtgttttctgtgcACAGGTTGCATATTCCTAGCAGCATAGCAGCATTTCTCATTCATTTGAACTGATTTTCTGTTCTTGCACTTCAGATTCAAAACTCTGAAACGTGGTGAGGTCTGTGTCGACCCTGCGGTGAAGTGGGTGAAAGCATGCATGGAGCACCTGGATAGTCAAACTACTGTGAAACCACAGACTGCAGCTAAACTCTGATCCTAAACTCTGCACCGTGGCAAGCTCAGTTACACTGCGGCTATAGACACCGGGCTGAGCTCAATTTGGGTGATTTCAGCATGATATCATAATGATTAACACTGGGCTATTGAGAGGGATTCAATGGGACTAAAGCAAACATATGATAATAGTACAGTTTGATTAAACTATGTATTCCATCTAAAAGgatttaaagcatttaaaaaatgttccaTCATACTGAGCCGACTGGATGACTACAAGCAAATATTATATCGACTCACAACTTTCCATGTTTCCTGTTTCATTCATTATTAAATGTTATCAAGTTCAATTTAAATTTGtgttaaattacaattcatacaTATATCTGTATGTTGTATATCAATATGACCACTACAGacaaactctcacacacacactatatatatatatatatatatatatatatatatatatatatatatatatatatatatagatagatagataaataacaaatactatataataatagtaataataattcaaaaacatattaagcaatcatatttttacttacaaaattatatatatatatatatatatatatatatatatatatataaaaaataataatttaataataataataataataataataataataataataataataataataataataataataataatttaaaaacatattaaacaaaactcaccctgactttgtcacaaccgcaggatggggaacctctgctgtagaccctcatccactctggcaacagtttgtaggtgacttgtaacacaagggcagaaacatgaaaactcagtcttggtgtggtgtttctgtccagtggtctgatctgatacaactttctactacatttcatattctattaaaacagaacaaattagtagttcattaaaaaagtgttaaatctgctactcttatgagtgtctctacagcccctcattgctcccttgcattacagagcatgacacgtgctcttcacattgaaattcacattcatgttgatgtaggactcgtcaacacaaaaatgtacaaaaatacatgaaatacataaacaatacaaacattaagaacagaacccactttcaatctgacatttcacagtatagaaattgaATAAGTTTAAATTACCTCATggctttcctcaggctcggagccaggccccgtcttgccatcagcgtcagaagctgagcactctgtgtaagattcagagtATAGTTCAGCTGTgagcggtggagaggggagatgcagagcaggcagagtgtctgtgagacgggtctctgtcctgcttgtcctgtagagcctctcttatctgaaatggcactggacacacccaaagcagcaacgcccccagacagcaggtccttaagagaggacactgtcaaatttaacattcaataaaagtccactgttttgaccattttcagttaatcAGTTACATAATCctcagcatcaaatgcattgagaccgtacacagctttcagatgacttgtactttaagatatgttgtatatttaggctaccctgttattgcttgaataaaatattattttatgagagcagtaagaaaaagggggaacaaagatatataattgaattaataattttaagcactcttgctattagaaataactaagatgaaggcctaaactggctatctagtaactgtttaaaaagaaatggttttctgtgagtgtgctaaagaattgaacttctcatttctgtcattacagtgaactaactggaatacgtagtatacacctaacaattgcttagaatgaaatgcttttctttatgaaatgtaagatgagTGCTCagaataattagacatctatatttcgaCCCGGACAATAAaccattggtatatagtactatactaggttagcaaaagtaatttacccatgtacataaacaacttACAGTCTGATTtaaaccttcttggctctgtctcacatgtaccaacttttaaaatctcaatttgacttactagtaaaagtgacaaagtgagagggatttaaccaaagacaaagaactgtctatttttttaatgaaacctCAATCATTTTTGCCATTATCAATATGTTGAATACCTAAAATGTGCtcataacagaaatatttacacagaaatgtgtttccttatgagactagtgaaggcttaaaagtgataataataaaaagaaagaaatgtgtcaatattggtctcttaaagggaactgtatagaaacaactcatttgtgctattaaaataagtaaactgaataTGGCACACAAAGACTGTGCGGCAATAATTTAAACTGCTCTGTAGTAAAAGCCATGAAACCGGGTCTGATTACATATTccttcttttattgttattcttagttttctctctggatTAGTGTCCTGGAGAAGGACAACACATACTTATCAGATTGGGTGGGAAACGGCAGAGCCCTGAATGCGGTTATCAGTAGCAAGCGATGGCTACGTTCTAGATAAGGCCCTACAACCAGGCGTGGCCATAACACCCCAACGACAGAGCCACAGAGATCTAGTTTATATAGCAGGCCTACGAACCCAGTACtcagagtgttttttttaattatttaaaacagtccTATACTTTCTCACTGTATAttgcccatagactacaatggggaaaacagaaggacggtctatatctccaaatcccaaACAGGAATCACGAAATCCTGAAAACGCTTTCTTTAAAATTAccttatataaaaacatgaaagtgtaatgacaggcctggaatatggaaaacacactgaaaacagcACAAGAGGTTTGActgcgcatatatatatatatatatatatatatatatatatatatatatatatatatatatatatatactcagcaaaaaaataaatgtcctctcactttcaactgcttttattttcagcaaacttaacgtgtaaatatttgtatgaacataaaaaagtttcaacaactaagacataaactgaacaagtttcacagacatgtgactaacagaaatggaataatgtgtccctgaacaaagggggggtcaaaatcaaaagtaacagtcagtgtCTGCTGTGGCCCCCAGCCGCATTaggtactgcagtgcatctcctcctcatggactgcaccagttgcacaaaaggtcttaaatggcagcacatatgccaggtaatttagatttttttatatgaaaggtcatacatacaaagtaatggaagtataactaataatagttgcaactaatttgacactgaaatgtttaatttaattaataaaaactgtattaatactttaggtgaactattacaaatctATTATCTAgtatgtattataaataatgaCAACTGTATTTACAACCACCAACTctgaataaattacaataatactttAACTTAAATCTTGCCATTTTTAACTTTAACTTTTAACTTCCCTTTACAACAAAAGATTTCCCTTCTGTAGTTCCAACAATTCTACGTAAAGGTCCTCTATTTGaacctagttttttttttttttagtttgaatgGGGCTGACATCTGCAGAATctgcagttttattcctcctacacagctgtttctgtttcagttaatgattgtgtttcaacctacatattgaattgatgatcattagcacctgtttggtataatttgtttaatcatacaaattactatatgcctacaaaatccctgactgtgtgcaagtgtacctagaagaattgatgctgttttgaaggcaaagggtggtcacaccaaatatggatttgatttagattttaattctgttcactcactttgcatttagctaactgataaatataatctattaacatgtctatttttgaaagcattcttactttacagcattttttcacaccttccTAAACATTTTTCACAGTACTGTATCTTCTTCCGccaagaacctaggagtcagcctcgatcctgcgctctcctacacccagcatatcaccacgctgacacacacctgccgATACTTCCGGAGCAACATACGATCCGAATGCGAACCTTGAATAGTGAAAATTAACAGAAGTAATAAAATGAACAAGTATAAATATAAACCCGCAACAAAACACtccaaaattaaagaaaaatacatacataataaatacaccaattactaggcaacacaactcaaCCCTGCTGGCACCTCTTGTAACATGTACCTTCTGTACTAAGTTCAagaacaacaaatacaaaagtcAAGTGTACCTACAGTATAATTTTTCAGACCATTGTAGAGGTTTTCGAAAATTCACAGGATATACTGATGAAGTCGTAACAcctttattacagaaaataaaatacaaatacaggtaAACCTGGAGCCCTCCTCTTACATGAAGGGAAGAAAAGAACTGGTGAAGACTCTAGAAGCCTCCGCTGTCAGTCGCTGCTGTAACTGATTCTCAAAACTGCGAGTTCGCGCGTGCGTGCGGGTCCATGACGGGGACGAATTGACGTGCTCCCCACGTGCGCGTGCTTAGAATGTCACCGACAAAGTTGTCTCCTGTCAGGGCATTCATttagacaaaaaaatatatttttatttaatgaaatatCGGGATCCCCCAAGTTTTCTCTCTTATGGGGGGTCCCTTACCTCTTATGGAGGGTCCCAGACCCCCCCAGCCCTACCTCAATTCAAACACTGTTTGTAGGTATGAAGAGCACCTCTGGAGTGGACTGACTGACGGGGGAACATAAAGACTTTTCTCTTTAGAGAACTGGACCCTTTCATCCATTGGACTGTGGGGTTGGTGGAGTGATtatggagggaggggggagaggtGGGGTGATGCTGTGCCGGGTTATGTCTTGTATGTTTATATGAATGGCCGTTTTTTATGTAGGAATTAATAAATTGTCTGATTTTTAACCTGGTGTCTGTGATGGCTGTCCCGGGGTCAGAACCTGTAGGGAGTCCTGGAGATTTCCTTTCCCTCAAACAAATAAGGATGATGTAGTCGAAGATTTATGGGTGTATATTTTGGGTGGGGAGCCCCCTGTCACACATGTGTTCTTCTGTCTTACCTACATAGGGCTGTAATAGTATGCAGTCACAATCACGTTCTTTCTATGTATCATTTTAGCACtgggttaaaataaaacaattttctGCAATGTTCAATTCCATTTATATTACAATAAAGTATTTGATGAATCAACTATTAATTGGGAAGGAAGAGGTTAATAAAGTGTTTATTGCTTACATTTATAGAGCGTTAAATGATGGTTATAACTTGTAGAATCTCATGACTTTGAATACTCAATTATGAATGGCTTTAGTAACATCGACAACagcatttattaatggtttacaAAGTGATAGTTAAATCCTTAGTAATGTGCATTATAAACTAGaaataatttcaataaaaaagtaTCTATTCATGATTGTAACTTACTTGTTAATTCCTCATTAATAAGTTATTTGTAATCTGTTAAGGATTCATAAAGCATTTATACGGGGACTTTATACAGTGTTACCTGCTAAACTAATGCTACAAACAAGCAATATTAATCCT
This DNA window, taken from Amia ocellicauda isolate fAmiCal2 chromosome 9, fAmiCal2.hap1, whole genome shotgun sequence, encodes the following:
- the LOC136759056 gene encoding C-C motif chemokine 7, with amino-acid sequence MNSLTFALILALLCTLSHYSSATSASNISDKCCTEFTHKVIPKKMIVSYQKTNSNCPKDGVIFKTLKRGEVCVDPAVKWVKACMEHLDSQTTVKPQTAAKL